A section of the Oenanthe melanoleuca isolate GR-GAL-2019-014 chromosome 6, OMel1.0, whole genome shotgun sequence genome encodes:
- the STOX1 gene encoding storkhead-box protein 1 gives MNPLSQLCSVPLAEGICQTISDMNADHVMVTQQTLKEQLVKNYPGIAVPSHSILYNILGTLIKERKIYHTGEGYFIVTPNTYFITNAAIEDRRRILLEDSCCCSSPSITYLVNIKPCADLVKENIPTVSCYRSCHCFKTEQNMLCEQRYGQVMRHESNGGGKRGCSELKPSIRTQGISTSAENHSWDTIKSLTSVKEKLKSKMFGLGLFWRSGSKKENHKKEYSTFSAQFPPQEWPVRDEDDLDNIPRDIEHEIIKRINPTLTVDNLIKHTILMQKLEEQKKCTSKQKKHISNGTSAKVPTVRQNHLSKDCFEKAPGKTAKHTRKTKSKKEQMSRSSRKSHIQKLTSVKPEENFSLPMKNQEAPDAAVESHGIYKKQIKNPFQGLPWRPRSFHARGHQGLVNRQLKCPAPKPGRAFQRPRSLVSSELFGCETERLGAESEADKAKQNLLHPNRSGLQLKKGSLSENGSYPQDSDLQIDNRSKYFLDSNISEENVYKRTVKKKFPCSYIEDKGMCKDDVKFPFCLKDEHCRCKSDTVCELLDQTASEFQNVHLSNFTASVNLAPKNGVKYRPKTDKKSELIFNYACASHPGSMELGSEGFTDNFHLLYQGRHDGDTCNLSHLDENSEQLSPVCAFSDTPDWSTAVSIKACEVSTCPDKTVNKHDSGEHRYKGSANLDGSKEHPNPGCTEESWLCSQALLKDHREDGESGLTGSGKGSAVADSCRAAEADADAGALQSSAREAGEGTARCALGSRVTEVRDPPGKKEWLLKNTYAVIPEQKHSEGTENHSITGDSGIDSPRWTEKKMKLPTKF, from the exons ATGAATCCTCTCTCGCAGTTGTGCTCTGTTCCTTTGGCAGAAGGAATATGCCAGACCATATCAGACATGAATGCAGATCATGTGATGGTCACTCAGCAAACTTTAAAGGAGCAGTTAGTGAAAAACTATCCAG GCATTGCAGTGCCCTCCCACAGCATATTATATAATATCCTTGGCACTCtaattaaggaaagaaaaatctatcaTACAGGAGAAGGATATTTCATTGTGACTCCCAACACATACTTTATCACAAATGCTGCCATAGAAGACAGAAGAAGGATCCTGTTGGAGGACAGTTGTTGCTGTTCATCACCTTCCATCACTTACCTGGTAAACATTAAGCCTTGTGCAGACCtagtgaaagaaaacattcctACAGTATCCTGTTACAGATCCTGCCATTGTttcaaaacagagcaaaatatGCTCTGTGAACAAAGATATGGGCAGGTAATGAGGCATGAATCTAATGGAGGGGGGAAGAGAGGCTGCAGTGAATTGAAGCCTTCAATTCGAACTCAAGGCATCTCCACATCTGCTGAGAACCATTCCTGGGACACCATCAAATCCCTGAcatctgtgaaagaaaaactgaaaagcaaaatgtttggCCTTGGCCTTTTCTGGAGAAGTGgttctaaaaaagaaaaccacaagaaGGAGTACTCCACTTTTTCAGCCCAGTTTCCTCCCCAGGAGTGGCCAGTCAGGGATGAAGATGACTTAGACAATATTCCACGTGATATTGAACATGAAATCATCAAGCGTATTAACCCCACTCTTACAGTTGATAATCTGATTAAACACACAATATTAATGCAGAAGCttgaggaacagaaaaaatgtaccagcaagcagaaaaaacaCATCAGTAATGGTACCTCAGCCAAAGTGCCAACAGTCAGGCAAAACCATCTTTCAAAGGATTGTTTTGAAAAGGCACCAGgtaaaacagcaaaacacaccaggaaaaccaaatcaaagaaagaacagatgagcaggagcagcaggaaatctCACATACAGAAGCTAACAAGTGTAAAACCTGAAGAGAACTTTTCACTGCCCATGAAAAACCAAGAGGCACCTGATGCAGCGGTGGAATCCCATGGGATCTATAAGAAGCAGATTAAGAATCCTTTCCAGGGTCTGCCATGGAGACCTCGCAGCTTTCATGCAAGAGGGCACCAAGGGCTGGTTAACAGGCAGCTCAAGTGCCCAGCTCCAAAGCCAGGAAGGGCTTTCCAAAGGCCACGGTCCTTGGTCTCCTCAGAGCTCTTTGGCTGTGAAACTGAAAGGCTGGGTGCAGAAAGTGAGGCTGACAAAGCTAAGCAAAACCTACTCCACCCTAATAGGTCTGGCCTTCAATTAAAGAAAGGCAGTTTGAGTGAAAATGGTAGTTATCCACAAGACAGTGATCTGCAAATAGATAACAGAAGTAAATACTTCCTGGACAgtaatatttctgaagaaaatgtctACAAAAGAACAGTAAAAAAGAAGTTCCCTTGCTCCTACATTGAAGATAAAGGTATGTGCAAAGATGATGTGAAATTTCCATTCTGCCTGAAAGATGAGCACTGCAGATGCAAAAGTGACACTGTATGTGAGCTGTTAGATCAAACAGCCAGTGAATTTCAAAATGTTCATCTTTCAAATTTCACAGCCAGTGTTAATCTGGCTCCAAAAAATGGTGTGAAATACAGACCAAAGACAGATAAAAAGAGTGAACTTATATTTAACTATGCCTGTGCCAGCCATCCTGGATcaatggagctgggaagtgaAGGGTTTACTGATAACTTCCATCTTCTGTACCAAGGGCGACATGATGGTGACACCTGTAACTTGTCACATCTGGATGAGAATTCTGAACAGCTGTCCCCTGTCTGTGCCTTTTCAGACACACCAGACTGGAGCACAGCTGTGTCCATAAAAGCCTGTGAAGTCAGTACCTGCCCTgataaaactgtaaataaacATGACTCTGGAGAGCACAGATACAAGGGAAGTGCCAACCTTGATGGCTCAAAGGAGCATCCAAACCCAGGCTGCACAGAAGAAAGCTGGTTGTGCAGCCAGGCTCTTCTGAAAGATCACAGGGAGGATGGAGAAAGCGGCCTCACTGGAAGTGGGAAGGGCTCAGCTGTGGCAGATTCCTGCCGTGCTGCCGAGGCTGACGCTGATGCAGGcgctctgcagagctctgcccgTGAGGCGGGCGAAGGAACAGCACGCTGTGCTCTGGGCTCACGGGTCACAGAAGTGAGAGACCCTCCAGGGAAAAAAGAGTGGCTTTTAAAGAATACCTATGCTGTGATCCCAGAACAGAAACACTCAGAAGGGACAGAAAACCACAGCATTACAGGAGACAGTGGAATTGACTCTCCAAG GTGGACTGAAAAGAAGATGAAGCTTCCCACCAAATTCTAA